The DNA segment TCCACCCAATCATGGAACGTGTAGCGAACCAAACTAACGAATCTGCATTTTTGACATGGTTAGATGGGCATGATGGAGTTACCGTTGATATTGCAGAGAGCTCACAACAGATTCGTTTCGATGTAGACATAGGATCGCGAAGTCCTTTACATGCGGGGGCGTCATGTAAAGTGATGATGGCTTATTTATCCAAGGAGGAACAAGAAGAGCTGATTCAGAAAGGTCTTGAAGAACTAACTCCTAACACAATAGTGGATGCTGAGGAATTAAGAGCTGATTTGAATACCATTCGAGACCAAGGCTGGGTTTATTCTGTAGGAGAGTTTGCTGATCAAGTCTTTGGGTTAGGAGTCCCACTATTTGATCAAGGCCAAAAGATATTAGCTTCTTTGACCATTGCAGGGCCTGCTTATCGTCTTTCAGAAAGTGATGTAGAGGGTCATGTTGATATTTTATTAAAAGAAGCGGAAACTATTCAAACGTTTCTAAATCAATCAGGCAGCCAAAGCTACATATAAAAAAATTCGCTGATATAGTACTTCCTATATCAGCGAATTTTTTTATTATTTCCCTAGTTTTAATACAGAGTTGAAGAAGTTGTAAATAGCATCACCTGCGATAAAGCCGGCAGCTAAAATAGTCATAGGTGTTTCTGCTTTACCCTTTTTAATCTTTAATGTAAGAAATCTAATAATAATTCCTGTAAGAACAGTCCACCCTGCAATAGGGTACATGATAAGGAGTCCTGTAGCAAAGAGTGTGCCCATTTGACGAGTTGAACCACCGATTAGCTGAAGTAGCGCACCAGGAATTGCCCAAATAAATAACTGAAGAGCAACCCCGTTTTCAATTCCTGCCTTAATAGTAGTTGCATAGACGCGATCTACAGGTGGAATGAGGTCTTGATCAAAGTAACTCTGATAGGTCAAAAATACGACTACAGTGGCTACACCAAAAGCAATTAAAGCAGCATAAAGTTGTTGCCTTCGTCCTGTCTTCTCAAATTCAATATCCTCTCCATTTCCTCTAAGCATAAACCCGGTTTTTAAGTCGTATCCCATATCAGCAAAAGCCACACCTGTTGAGGCACTAAAACTCACTAATATAACTAAAGCTTTTACAGGAAAACCTATCAACATTCCGACAATCAGTGTTATAAGAGCTACAGCAAAAGCTGGAAACCATCCCGCGTGCATAGCAGATATTCCAACGATTAGTTCGTGAAAAAATGCAGCAAACGCAGCGAATAATAGAAACAAGATCAATTGCCCTATTCCCATATCAGTAATAACTCCACCAAGTAGGGCAAGGAGTAAAGCTACTCCCATAAAAGCTATAAATCCCCAACCAAAACCTTGGCTTATATCTTTACTCGTGCGTGTAAAAGTCTCATGTTCACTTTGATCTTTTAGTGTTTGTCTTTGTTTAAATAAAGTTACACCTACTTGGACAAGTGCAATGATACCTGCACCGATCATAAATCCGTGGGGGATATACAGGGCATCTAAATCAATTCCAAACCAAGGAAGGCTATATCCTTTTAGTAATAAACCAATTCCAAACATGGTAAGAGCCCAAATGTTTCCTATGAATGCTACACCAAACGCTGACATGGGTATTTTTAAAAGTGCTCCTAAGACGCCAACACCAATCCCAATTCCTAATAGCTTTGCACGGCCGCCACCTTCATCTCCAGACTTAATTGCTTCAGCTGTTGCTAATCCAGGAGGCCATGTTGATTTAGCAGGAAACATTTTAGAATCAAAAAACTTGTAAAGCATAATAGCATCTAGAAACATAGCGCAAGTGATTCCGATAAAAATCGGTATAACTAACTCAGGCAACCCTAAAGCATAGGGAATTCCAATTGGTAATATCAGACTGTTTGCTGCCCCAAATGTAGCTGCAGATATTGATGTCTGAACTAAGTTTTGTCTATGTACGGATTTGAATTTTATTAACATCCTTAGTGGAATTCTAGCTATGATCATAGCAAATAAAGCACCTATAATAGATGTGTTTGCAGAGATACCTAAAGTGGTTATTAATTGTAAACCTATAATTGCCCCCCCGACTGAAAGAACAATGCTCAAGGCTAGTGTCAAAGGCGCAAAAGCACTAGGATGTCTTTTTTTAGTAGATTGATTCATATTTAGTCCCCTTTCGGTTCTAATATAGAAACGTCGGTTCTTTTATTATTATAAATTAATTTTTCTAAAATTTCAATTTTATTTTTCACTTAAATCGGTAAATTAGCGATGCTTTTCTATCAAAGATCGACCTCTTTGTCGATAACAGATAAATTTGGTGCCAGTACCGCGGTACGTTAATGTAATAAATGGTTAGTCGGTGAGCAGCAGTGGGAAAACCCCACGCCAGTTTCTTTAATTAGACAGGTCACCTAGCTGGACTAGAATGGAGAACAATCAGCGTTCAACATGAGTAGTAAAGATGTACGCACAGTAAAGGCCCTCTATTTATAGAAGGCCTTCACCTTTATCCAAAAATTGTTCTCGATACTAAAAGTAAAATAGAAGGATCCCTCAGACAACCAAGACTTGTGCTATGAAGAAATGTCCCCACTCGACTAATGTGTAAGGAGTTAGAGGTACATAATATCGGAGAACACTAACATGATTCATCTCGTGTATCCATTTGTAAATTACTATTTGATTCAAAAGAAAGTGAAGGAACTTAACCAAGCACAAAAAATCAGGCAGCTGTTCAGTTCACTTGAAAAGAACAGCTACCCTCATCATTATTTAAAATTATTGCCCACGATATGAATGGATCAAGTCTTGATTATCTCTCCTAGCAAACACATCGATACGGTTTGGTCCCCACGATACCGCTGCCGGTTCAGAGTTCAGAGACCCTCCAAGGTTTTGCCAATTTGACCAAGTGGAGCCGTTCCATGTTTTTAAATAGAGGTTAAGGTTCCCCCTAAGCTTTCCCACTCGCTGACCCATATAACTCATTTAATGAATCATAAAAGGGGATAACAATCGATTTCCCAATGAACACCACATGCATAAACAAAAGTTATATTGAATTTTTATAAAATGTTTAAATTTATCGAATTTTACGGTAGAATGTAATACATCATTTAGATTTTTAAAAATTCATAATTGAATAGGTGTGATTAAGGCAGTAATACAAGGTGTTTTCAACTTAAATAAAAGTCCTTCTATTCGTTTGTGAATAATTTTGCTTGTATAAAGATTCATGGAGGTGAATCCGTGTTATCAACAGATACCTGGAATGAATACCAAGCCATTTTGCATTCACTTAAAGACGACATTATTGTAACGAAACTAGACGGCACCATCACGATTGCGAGTAAGGCTGCTGGAGAGATTTACGGGATGG comes from the Halobacillus shinanisalinarum genome and includes:
- a CDS encoding OPT/YSL family transporter, whose product is MNQSTKKRHPSAFAPLTLALSIVLSVGGAIIGLQLITTLGISANTSIIGALFAMIIARIPLRMLIKFKSVHRQNLVQTSISAATFGAANSLILPIGIPYALGLPELVIPIFIGITCAMFLDAIMLYKFFDSKMFPAKSTWPPGLATAEAIKSGDEGGGRAKLLGIGIGVGVLGALLKIPMSAFGVAFIGNIWALTMFGIGLLLKGYSLPWFGIDLDALYIPHGFMIGAGIIALVQVGVTLFKQRQTLKDQSEHETFTRTSKDISQGFGWGFIAFMGVALLLALLGGVITDMGIGQLILFLLFAAFAAFFHELIVGISAMHAGWFPAFAVALITLIVGMLIGFPVKALVILVSFSASTGVAFADMGYDLKTGFMLRGNGEDIEFEKTGRRQQLYAALIAFGVATVVVFLTYQSYFDQDLIPPVDRVYATTIKAGIENGVALQLFIWAIPGALLQLIGGSTRQMGTLFATGLLIMYPIAGWTVLTGIIIRFLTLKIKKGKAETPMTILAAGFIAGDAIYNFFNSVLKLGK
- a CDS encoding IclR family transcriptional regulator yields the protein MTLKTLDNSLNVLKYFTNITPSWGVRELAKEMDMNHTIVYRILSTFENHGFLYQNDVTKKYHLGLRFLGYGQIVQKQFNISQAIHPIMERVANQTNESAFLTWLDGHDGVTVDIAESSQQIRFDVDIGSRSPLHAGASCKVMMAYLSKEEQEELIQKGLEELTPNTIVDAEELRADLNTIRDQGWVYSVGEFADQVFGLGVPLFDQGQKILASLTIAGPAYRLSESDVEGHVDILLKEAETIQTFLNQSGSQSYI